ATACTGACCTCAACAACAAGCTCAGACAGCAAACGTGAAGGGTCTGACTCTGCCCAGAGAGTGGTGACGCACTGGCACTGCATTTAATTATCACTGGAGCACTTCCTTCATTTACACTTCACATAAACAGTTCCAGGCGTCTATTCACCTCATATTATATGTCATGACTCATGACCAgagacattaaaaagaaaatgaacTATTTTGATTCGCATggttgttttgtttaatactttCACAATATCGGACTACTTTGAAGCTACTTCCTCAAAATACAAGCCACTCCTACACCTCGGCATAAATAAATACTGTGCAAGTTTCATTTCAGATAAGAGGCTTCACAGGAGAGCGCACCATTTCGCCACAGTATTGAGAACATATTTTGAACAATCATGAATGTTCTTCTTGTTGCTGCAGTGGTTGCCCTGATCCATGGCAGCTATGGTAAATCTGTTTTATTTACTCATGTAATGTTTTACAATCTAGTAAAACATTTAATTATATTGCTGCTTTGGACAAATCTATTTAATCTTTAAGTCTTGTTCTGGGTTTTTTAACTTCCATATTCATACATTTGTTGTTGGattattgtgtgtgtttgtgtgtatgtgtgtgttcctgcCTGTTTCACTGCTTGCTTGTCTGTTTGGTAGTGCGTATGTCCTCGAGAGGAAACGCTTTATTTTCTCTTCTGTCACACTGATGGGTTTCCCCTTATGGCAACACAGACTGAAGCAAGGAGTGTTTGTTGTATCATCAAGGGACTGACAAGAAAAACAATGTTGTGTATagatttgtatgtatttacactTATCCTACTGAATACAAATATATGTTCAGTTTAAACTCATTGCTTAACTGCACAAAATAATGCAAACTATGTCTGTGGTATGGAATAGTTCTCGTCTTAAGTGAACAACAAATAGATGACTGTCAGGAGTTCAGCGAAATAAGTGGAATAACCTGTTGCTGGGCATGTGGCCATGGGGACTTTGAGAGTATTGGCAGTGTTCCCACAGGAGCAGGAAACAAAATGTCAGCAAAAGGCAGCGGTTGTTTAGAAAGTATTACCCAGAACAGCAGCTAGATCCCCCAGGCCGATCCCCAGGCCCATTTATGTTGTGATCAATAACCAGCATGTGTAATCTCTGTCCACACGCAGCCACTTTGCTCATTAAAGGGCCGACCCAGCCGGTCCTGGAGGGAGAGAGCGTCAccctggagtgtctctactctgACTCTGAAGCCAACATCAGCCAGGTCCACTTTGAGAAATTTGCTGAGGTGAGCCACGGGAACAAATGGGTCGGTGGGAGGGAGAGGAAACAAGTTTCAAAAACTCTGATTACTTACCTCATTATTGTTTGCCGACAACGCTGCAGGAAATAAATGGCAAACAGTGTTCTATTGCTGAAAATTGTAATACCTCTTGGAgtgttttattatgttgttatttttaacttaaaggcgGATTCTGCTCATATAAAAACCCTCTTAACATTGTCAcatgtagggctgctcgattaaatcataatctcgattatttgggtcaataactgatatcacaattattaaaaacgattatccatttgctttgaaaacatccatggattgaacagttgattaccctgaactttaagtataattcaactgaaaaatcgttttatttcgattacgttgtttttgtaattgttgcaagccaaaatcgtaattgcgattaaaatacgattaattgagcagccctagtcacatgatgacatttataacctAAACTCATTTGAATTGGCTGCCAATATATGGACTATCTACtgctttatgtaaatgtcacatCATGGTGCAACTGGCTGATGTTTAGTTCAACAAATGTGAGAATTGAACATAACACATTTTTCCTTTCCCCTAACAGTATATGCAGACGTGGCTTCCAGTTCGTGAGCGCTTTTGGTGCTACAATCCGAAGCCAGTCGTGCAGTCTGACCGTCTCACCCTGACCCTCCCCCACCCAGGGAGGTTCAATGAAGGGTCCTACCGCTGTGTGTCCAACACCGAAAATGTGACTGAGCAGGAGCGATCCTCCGAGCCGCTGACCTTCAAAGTGTATTGTGAGTAGGAGCTGTCTGCTGTAACTCCTTTTGATACATACAGAACACTCTAGATCTTTCATACTGCCTTTGTCCTGCAAGAGATTCAAGCAGGAATCTGACAATAAGGTGAACTTTTGACTTGCAACTAAGATACTGAGTTTCTCTTCCCATTAAGGAAATGTGTGACTACTGACCAATAAGGAAGCATAAAAAACATCTGATTGTACATTGGGAAACAATCCAGACGAGAAGACAGAACAGAGACTCGGAAATCTTCACATTATTTTGTTCATATTTCCAACCAGCAGGAGGTAAAGACATTTTTTCAGACAGTCTGGACTTAGCTTTCTTCACAGTGAGGGATAGaaaaacacattaatagttAACAAGACAAGACATATCTGTGCAATGCAGCTGCAGAGGGTGTACAACAAAACAACTGTAAGTAGTTCACGCGCCGTGTTGCCATGACGTGTTGAGTACAGTCATTTcattttttctttctctctgcaCTCCAAGCAAACAAAGAAAGCATTCTCCCAGTGGGACTCAAGTTTGAAGCTATCAATGCAGGATACACAGTTGCATGAAATGGCGTAGCTAGTCACATTATCAGTGTCCTCTATCTTCTCAGTGGCCATCAAATCGACCGTAATGCTGTTTGATCGGCTCCTCAGCCTCATGGGGGGAATCAATAAGAGGCAAAGATTAGAACGGACTGAAAGAGGGCGGAGAGGGAGAGAAGCCATGAGCTGGAGGAACGTGGGCCATCTATTGAGATAGAAGATGAGCCATTATTCACAACACTGCCCCTCTAAAGACTTCGATAAGATGAAGCCTATTATCATTGTTATTGATTGCTTGGGACAGTGTGTACCACTGGGAGGCATTCATActtctttacattacattgcatttagctgacgcttttatccaaagcgacttacaataagtgcattcgaccaggaagacacaaccttgaagaaaacagaatcatataagtacatcaggtttcaaagagccaagcatttcaagtgctactcaactggctttatatAAGCCAGTcccttgttagtatataagtgctctgttagcagttctttgttagtaattgtatcgctcgaagtggagtcgaaagagatgagttttcactctgcgccggaaggtgtgtaagctttctgctgtcctgatgtcaatggggagctcattccaccatgttggagccaggatagcaaacccacgtgtttttgctgatgggaacttgggtccccctcgcagcgagggtgcagcgagtcgtttggctgatgcagagtggagagcacgcgctggggtgtacagtttaaccatgttctTTATTCTTAAAGGATCAGCTGCCACTGACAACGTGTATTCAGTCACGTCTCGAACTCTTGAAGCCTCAGCGAACAGGAAATGTCTTGCTTCAtacagcgaccttgggtcccttgaaaggcgctatataaatataatttattattattattattattattattcattaatGCGTGATCGTTCCCCCTCATTTCCCGCTGGTTTTAGATATGGGAGAGCTGTTACTGACAAGGGCCGGGTTCACCAGCTACCTGGGGGTCTCTACGGAGCTGAAGGTGCGACTCGGGGACGAAGTGGTGTTGAAGTGCTCAGCCGGATCATCAGAGGAACCCACCTACTACTGGAGTAAAGACGTGAGAAAGACTCAATTTTGCTCCAGTGTCCTCATTATGCCTTTGGAAGCTTTTCCTGCTCTCTCTGGCTCCCTCCCTCCACTTTTCGATGTGACctctttattttctttgttgTCTTGTTCCAGTCTTTCTGGGCCCCTATTTCTCTCTTGGCTTCCCTCACGGCACTCTCTCCTCCTCCAACACGGTTTCTCTCCGTGAGTTTGTCAGGCCACTAGTTTCTCAGTCCCATCCCCTCCTCACAAGCAGTGCCCTGTATTTAAGTGACCGTTTGGCTTAGGCCCACCACTCGCTGGGGATTGCAGCTTGCCCACTTACAGAGGATTAATAGTTTAATGAGGTCTAGACAAGAGCCAGTCAACCTGAAAACAATTTTGCAGATAGATTTCTAatgattttttttgtgtgtttggtTAACCAGTATTGAATTATTCAACTGGGCTCTTCACTAAGCTAAGGAACTCTTGCACGAGGGAAATTAACACGTCTCCGTGTAAAATGCCAAAGTGACAATAGGCATGTAGACGAAGAATAAGTTGATGAGCCGGGAGATACACCGTGCCCGTGTGGTGAGAAAATGGTAATGCTTTTTCAAGGTGTCATCAACATAAGAACAGCTGCCAGCAGCAAGTCAGGGAAGTAATGAAGCTACGCAACCGTGAAGATATCTCGGGATCAGGCAGACTTAATTGCCAAGTTTTgccttttgttattatttttgataAGCCGGCTCAAGGTTAATATGCTTGTTAAAGAGTCACTGTAAATccaggttttaaatgggcttacACGTCCAAATCCAATTGAGTGGATATGTTATACTGCTAATACTGCGTGTCCTTCGATCATATGCAGTGCTTCAGGGTTCTGGTTCCTTATTAGATACAGCTCTGTCACATATGCATTACTGGCAGGCCGGTCTTTAATGATTCACCTGTCAAATTATTCGTAAATAATTTCAGAAGAGGTTTGGTAGAGAGGTGTGACGCAAGGAGATGACAACATGAGATTACATTGGTTGTGTCTATTTACTGTGCGTATGACAGGACTAGACATGGGGAAGAAAGTGGCATCCGGATGGCCTACTTTGACAGACAGCTTCCTTGGTGGGGGCACATTGGCCCCGGTGATGACAGCAGGACAGAGGCAGAAACGGGCCACTGCTTAGGCAGCCAGTGGATTAGCATACAAAATGCTGCCTTGGCCAGACCTGGCCTTTATGGGAAATCCTCTTAATTCAGATCCATTCAAATTGAAATGCACTTTCTTGGCAGCAGCTGCAGCTCCCAGGAGCCAAATCATTTGCATGGtgtaatgtctttttttttttacctcatCCTCCATGTACGTTTGTTTTCCAATCCTTGTGTTTGGCCTATTATTTGTTTCCTCCCATGTCGGGCTCTATCTCATAATAGTGCTGCTATTTCTGTGTCAACAATTCGTCCCGCTCCCTCGCCATCTCATTACGTGTTGCGTTAACAGTCTGTGGTTGCGGCATTATTCTTTGCCAATGATGGTGTTATCTGGGTTATCGACTCGTGTCGACGTGTGTTCATCCGTTTGGATTACAGCTCAGGTAAATACTCTTCATTTGGGACTTTGGGGGCTTTTCTCTCAGGGCAGTGCTACTGCTTTCTCTCTTTACCCCACTGCCATTTAAATCTTTCTGTTTCTCcctttcctattttattttgttctctttTCCGCCCCTCTTTTTACTCCTATAGAAAGTCAGTCAAAATAACACTTTATTCCCCTTTTCTTTCTCTTACTCTCTCCCTCATGTCTGACagcttctctttttctttctgTCTCTTAGCCAAAAACCTTCATTTATTCTCAAATCTTCTTGCGCTTTCAGCTCAGCACAATTTAAATTGTCCACGAGTGTGTTGATTCCCTTAGAGCTGCAAAAAATCCAGCCAATGTTTCTTCTTCTACTTCCTGACCTCCTTTCTGTTTGTTTCACTCTCCTCACGCTCTCTTGTATGTCTCCATCTTTCTCTCAGGGTGACGACTGGATCCTGCCATCCTCCACGCTGACGCTGAGGAAGATGACAGCGGCCGATGAAGGGCAGTACACCTGCGTAGCCAAGCATCCCTCTGTGGAGACACTCAGCAAGAAACGCACCATCAGCATCGCCGTGCTTCCTGGTGAGATAACACTCTGTTGTCCTCGATACCGACTGTTGTAGACTTGAGCGGTCGTTTCTGCTTCCTCTTTGTAAAAACCTATTTAGGCTTTCTTTGTGACTCTCTGGAAATGAAACTGTCTACATCCTCATAGCATAAACAACATAACACATTGTGTTCTTGTTTCTTTTCAATCAGCCACTTGAATGTGACCTGACAGTTAAGGTGTCCGAGTGCATTCACGTCATCCAGAACAAAAGCAGAAGTGTGAAAGCCTTATTGCGGAAGAAGTAATGCAGGAATGAGGTTTCATTTATCTGAATAAATGATAATAACACAGAACAAGACTGTCTGATGCTGTGATAAAGACAGGGGAAGGCATTTAATGAAAACTCCTCACAGAAAAAAGGAGACAAAGAAAGGAAATCTCCTCTAAAATGAAAAATAGGTACGATGATTGCAGAGAACATC
This genomic window from Pseudochaenichthys georgianus chromosome 16, fPseGeo1.2, whole genome shotgun sequence contains:
- the LOC117460435 gene encoding neurotrimin → MNVLLVAAVVALIHGSYATLLIKGPTQPVLEGESVTLECLYSDSEANISQVHFEKFAEYMQTWLPVRERFWCYNPKPVVQSDRLTLTLPHPGRFNEGSYRCVSNTENVTEQERSSEPLTFKVYYMGELLLTRAGFTSYLGVSTELKVRLGDEVVLKCSAGSSEEPTYYWSKDGDDWILPSSTLTLRKMTAADEGQYTCVAKHPSVETLSKKRTISIAVLPEDARWYESSDGQLILMISAAAAALLVFLLSMSVFLCRRAKQAKTSKGPIDDRSQKKPIYKTSVESLTSTCADKQPLV